One window of the Streptomyces asoensis genome contains the following:
- a CDS encoding NAD-dependent epimerase/dehydratase family protein: protein MLTLVTGTTGQVGRRFVPRLLAQAAAGEKVRVLVRDAARGERFAELGAEVVLGDLRDAEVLGKAVAGVDAVVNVAASFRGVPDEEAWAVNRDAAVELGRAALVSGVRRFVQVSTGLVYGLGRGRPLVEDDEVRPGGGAMWGAYPEAKGVAERELFALDGLDVRVGRLAFVYGEGDPHLAQSLMWAGNWAAAQRLHMVHHVDVAQGLLRLLHAPGAAGRAYNIADDAPVTAVELHQLNGVDVPAELYERADPDPFFQLTSTERIRRELGFRPLYPSVYAARDAGAL, encoded by the coding sequence ATGTTGACACTGGTGACGGGTACGACGGGACAGGTCGGCCGGCGCTTTGTGCCGAGGCTGCTGGCGCAGGCCGCGGCGGGGGAGAAGGTGCGGGTCCTGGTGCGGGACGCGGCACGGGGGGAGCGCTTCGCGGAGCTGGGCGCCGAGGTCGTGCTCGGGGATCTGCGGGACGCGGAGGTGCTCGGCAAGGCGGTGGCCGGGGTGGACGCGGTCGTGAATGTCGCGGCGTCCTTCCGCGGGGTGCCGGACGAGGAGGCGTGGGCCGTCAACCGGGATGCGGCGGTGGAACTGGGCCGCGCCGCGCTGGTCTCGGGTGTGCGGCGCTTCGTGCAGGTCAGCACGGGACTGGTGTACGGCCTCGGGCGGGGCCGCCCGCTGGTCGAGGACGACGAGGTCCGGCCCGGCGGGGGCGCGATGTGGGGCGCCTACCCCGAGGCGAAGGGGGTGGCCGAGCGGGAGCTGTTCGCGCTGGACGGCCTGGACGTGCGCGTCGGCCGCCTCGCCTTCGTCTACGGCGAGGGCGATCCGCACCTCGCCCAGTCCCTGATGTGGGCCGGCAACTGGGCGGCGGCCCAGCGGCTGCACATGGTCCATCACGTGGACGTCGCCCAGGGACTGCTGCGGCTCCTGCACGCGCCGGGAGCCGCCGGGCGGGCCTACAACATCGCCGACGACGCGCCCGTCACGGCGGTCGAACTGCACCAGCTCAACGGGGTCGACGTGCCCGCCGAGCTCTACGAGCGCGCCGACCCCGACCCGTTCTTCCAGCTGACCTCCACCGAACGCATCCGCCGCGAACTCGGCTTCCGCCCGCTGTACCCCAGCGTCTACGCGGCGCGGGACGCCGGAGCCCTGTGA
- a CDS encoding helix-turn-helix transcriptional regulator, with translation MNRTELADFLRRGRARLNPSDVGLTSGARRRTPGLRREEVAQLAGMSVDYYTRLEQCRGPRPSRQMLTALARALRLTADERDHLFHLTGEEPPRRETASAHVPPGLMLILDRLHDTPAQVVTDCGEVLAQNAMGRALTRDVMSRPRRERNLLRLYFLDPQARCLFPEEDRPDHARAQVANLRAVTAARPDDPEPAALVAELRASSEEFARLWDEHEVSLRHKATKRFLHPLVGLLELDCEVLLSHEHHQLLVIHTARPGTEAYERLRLLRVVGLQDMSPQAV, from the coding sequence GTGAACCGAACCGAACTCGCCGACTTCCTGCGCCGCGGCCGGGCCCGTCTGAACCCGTCGGACGTGGGTCTGACGTCGGGGGCCCGCCGCCGTACGCCCGGACTGCGCCGCGAGGAGGTGGCCCAGCTGGCGGGCATGTCGGTCGACTACTACACGCGCCTGGAACAGTGCCGCGGCCCGCGCCCGTCCCGCCAGATGCTGACGGCGCTGGCCCGCGCCCTGCGCCTCACCGCCGACGAGCGCGACCACCTGTTCCACCTGACCGGCGAGGAGCCCCCGCGCCGTGAGACGGCGTCGGCGCACGTCCCGCCCGGCCTGATGCTGATCCTGGACCGCCTGCACGACACACCGGCGCAGGTGGTGACCGACTGCGGCGAGGTCCTGGCCCAGAACGCGATGGGCAGGGCGCTGACCCGCGATGTGATGTCACGCCCCCGGCGCGAGCGCAACCTGCTCCGTCTCTACTTCCTGGATCCGCAGGCCCGTTGCCTGTTCCCGGAGGAGGACCGGCCGGACCACGCCCGCGCCCAGGTGGCCAACCTGCGCGCGGTGACCGCCGCCCGCCCCGACGACCCCGAACCGGCCGCGCTGGTCGCCGAACTCCGGGCATCGAGCGAGGAGTTCGCCCGCCTCTGGGACGAACACGAGGTGTCCCTGCGCCACAAGGCGACGAAACGCTTCCTGCACCCGCTGGTCGGCCTGCTGGAACTGGACTGCGAGGTCCTCCTCAGCCACGAGCACCACCAACTCCTGGTCATCCACACGGCCCGCCCGGGCACGGAGGCCTACGAACGGCTCCGGTTGCTCCGGGTGGTGGGGTTGCAGGACATGTCCCCGCAGGCCGTCTGA
- the era gene encoding GTPase Era: MGAMSVRNQSSEQSAEAPHRAGFACFVGRPNAGKSTLTNALVGKKVAITSNRPQTTRHTVRGIVHRPDAQLILVDTPGLHKPRTLLGERLNDVVRATWAEVDVIGFCLPANEKLGPGDRFIAKELAGIKRTPKVAVVTKTDLVDSKALAEQLIAIDQLGKELGFEWAEIVPVSAVGDQQVGLLADLLAPMLPESPPLYPEGDLTDEPEQVMVAELIREAALEGVRDELPHSIAVVVEEMLPREDRPAEKPLLDIHANIYIERPSQKGIIIGPKGKRLKDVGIKSRKQIEALLGTPVFLDLHVKVAKDWQRDPKQLRKLGF, encoded by the coding sequence ATGGGGGCCATGAGCGTTCGTAACCAGTCATCCGAGCAGTCGGCCGAGGCCCCCCACCGCGCCGGCTTCGCCTGCTTCGTGGGCCGTCCCAACGCGGGCAAGTCCACCCTCACGAACGCTCTGGTCGGGAAGAAGGTGGCGATCACCTCCAACCGTCCGCAGACGACCCGGCACACGGTGCGGGGCATCGTGCACCGCCCGGACGCCCAGCTGATCCTGGTCGACACACCGGGCCTGCACAAGCCGCGCACCCTGCTGGGCGAGCGGCTCAACGACGTCGTGCGCGCCACCTGGGCCGAGGTCGACGTCATCGGCTTCTGTCTGCCGGCCAACGAGAAGCTGGGCCCCGGCGACCGCTTCATCGCCAAGGAGCTGGCCGGGATCAAGCGGACCCCGAAGGTCGCCGTCGTGACGAAGACCGACCTCGTGGACTCCAAGGCGCTCGCCGAGCAGCTCATCGCGATCGACCAGCTCGGCAAGGAGCTGGGGTTCGAGTGGGCGGAGATCGTGCCGGTCTCGGCGGTCGGCGACCAGCAGGTCGGACTGCTGGCGGACCTGCTCGCCCCGATGCTCCCGGAGAGCCCGCCGCTCTACCCCGAGGGCGACCTGACGGACGAGCCCGAGCAGGTGATGGTCGCCGAGCTGATCCGCGAGGCGGCGCTGGAGGGCGTCCGGGACGAGCTCCCGCACTCCATCGCGGTGGTCGTCGAGGAGATGCTCCCGCGCGAGGACCGTCCGGCGGAGAAGCCGCTGCTCGACATCCACGCGAACATCTACATCGAGCGCCCCAGCCAGAAGGGCATCATCATCGGCCCCAAGGGCAAGCGCCTGAAGGACGTGGGCATCAAGTCCCGCAAGCAGATCGAAGCACTGCTGGGCACGCCCGTCTTCCTCGACCTGCACGTGAAGGTCGCCAAGGACTGGCAGCGCGACCCGAAGCAGCTGCGCAAGCTGGGGTTCTGA
- a CDS encoding ammonium transporter translates to MTLAAVHANTGDTAWLLAATALVLLMTPGLALFYGGMVRTKSVLNMLMMSFVSIALVTVVWLAAGYSLAFGDDVGGGLIGGLEHAGMADLGPDSVQGTVPTLLFATFQLTFAIITAALISGAIADRAKFGAWLVFVPVWALLVYVPVAHWVWGPGGWILDRLGALDFAGGLPVEITSGASGLALCLVLGPRLGFKKDAMRPHNLPMVMLGAGLLWFGWFGFNAGSALGANGLAAAAFLNTLAAGCTGLLGWLFVEQQRDGHPTTLGAASGAVAGLVAITPSCGSVSLLGALVVGLAAGVVCSYAVSWKFKLNYDDSLDVVGVHLVGGIIGTLLIGVFAVGTMTGGAEGLLYGGGLTQLGRQLVAVVVVGAYAFTVTYGIAKVLDKAIGLRAHEDHEHTGLDLTVHAETAYDHGVLGHGAPVGSHSVLSAQKVKPQE, encoded by the coding sequence GTGACTCTGGCCGCCGTCCATGCGAACACCGGCGACACCGCCTGGCTGCTCGCCGCCACCGCCCTCGTCCTGCTGATGACCCCGGGTCTCGCCCTCTTCTACGGCGGCATGGTCCGCACGAAGAGCGTCCTCAACATGCTCATGATGAGCTTCGTGTCGATCGCGCTGGTCACGGTGGTGTGGCTGGCGGCCGGCTACTCGCTCGCGTTCGGCGACGACGTCGGGGGCGGACTGATCGGCGGGCTGGAGCATGCCGGGATGGCGGACCTCGGCCCGGACAGCGTGCAGGGCACGGTTCCCACCCTCCTGTTCGCCACCTTCCAGCTCACCTTCGCGATCATCACGGCCGCCCTGATCAGCGGCGCGATCGCGGACCGGGCGAAGTTCGGCGCGTGGCTGGTCTTCGTACCGGTCTGGGCGCTCCTCGTATACGTTCCCGTCGCGCACTGGGTGTGGGGCCCCGGTGGCTGGATCCTCGACCGGCTCGGCGCCCTCGACTTCGCCGGCGGTCTCCCCGTCGAGATCACCTCGGGTGCCTCGGGACTGGCGTTGTGCCTGGTCCTGGGCCCGCGCCTGGGCTTCAAGAAGGACGCGATGCGTCCGCACAACCTCCCCATGGTGATGCTGGGCGCGGGTCTGCTCTGGTTCGGCTGGTTCGGATTCAACGCGGGCTCGGCCCTGGGCGCGAACGGTCTGGCGGCCGCCGCCTTCCTCAACACCCTCGCCGCCGGCTGCACCGGTCTGCTCGGCTGGCTCTTCGTCGAGCAGCAGCGCGACGGCCACCCGACGACGCTGGGCGCGGCGTCCGGCGCGGTCGCGGGCCTGGTGGCCATCACGCCCTCCTGCGGCTCGGTCTCCCTGCTTGGCGCCCTGGTCGTCGGCCTCGCGGCCGGTGTCGTCTGCTCCTACGCCGTGAGCTGGAAGTTCAAGCTGAACTACGACGACTCCCTCGACGTGGTCGGGGTCCACCTGGTCGGCGGGATCATCGGCACGCTCCTCATCGGCGTCTTCGCGGTGGGCACCATGACCGGCGGCGCCGAGGGCCTCCTCTACGGCGGCGGGCTCACCCAGCTCGGCAGGCAGCTGGTCGCCGTGGTCGTCGTGGGGGCGTACGCCTTCACCGTCACGTACGGCATCGCCAAGGTGCTCGACAAGGCGATCGGCCTGCGCGCGCACGAGGACCACGAGCACACCGGCCTGGACCTTACGGTGCACGCCGAGACGGCATACGATCACGGCGTCCTGGGCCACGGCGCCCCGGTCGGCTCGCACTCCGTCCTCTCCGCCCAGAAGGTCAAGCCACAGGAATGA
- a CDS encoding P-II family nitrogen regulator, producing the protein MKLITAIVKPYRLDEVKTALQELGVHGLTVTEASGYGRQRGHTEVYRGAEYQVDLVPKVRIEVVVDDAESEAVIDAIVRAAHTGKIGDGKVWALPVETVVRVRTGERGPDAL; encoded by the coding sequence ATGAAGCTCATCACCGCGATCGTCAAGCCCTACCGCCTCGACGAGGTCAAGACGGCTCTCCAGGAGCTCGGTGTGCACGGCCTGACCGTGACCGAGGCCAGCGGCTACGGCCGGCAGCGCGGCCACACCGAGGTGTACCGGGGCGCCGAGTACCAGGTCGACCTCGTGCCCAAGGTGCGCATCGAGGTCGTCGTCGACGACGCGGAGTCCGAGGCTGTGATCGACGCGATCGTGCGTGCCGCGCACACCGGGAAGATCGGTGACGGCAAGGTGTGGGCGCTGCCGGTCGAGACGGTCGTGCGGGTGCGGACGGGGGAGCGGGGGCCCGACGCGCTTTAG
- a CDS encoding WxL protein peptidoglycan domain-containing protein, whose amino-acid sequence MRKPYVLLLPLLLFLTLATPARAADNGSWSVYPVSSAVAARPYFYVSADPGRTIEDKVVVANKTDEPLTFRLYAADAYNTARDGGFAVKSLGEKMRGVGAWAELPKDRVTVPGRATVTVPFTVRVPEGAEPGDHPGAIVALDERVEQGDGGVALGVQRAVGARVYLQVGGPTLPALAVENVRISHDQPLIPGLGDSTATISYTLHNTGNVTLAPKVELKASGLFGRTLLTRDLKKLPSQLLPGQRVRLTERWRDAPQLDWTDVELTATAKGTEESAKASFVAVPWLVVGVVVAAIAAGVWLVIRLRRNPLGARGTARQAPTDPQSKVGQPAGG is encoded by the coding sequence ATGCGCAAGCCGTACGTCCTCCTCCTGCCGCTGCTGTTGTTCCTGACGCTCGCGACCCCCGCCCGCGCCGCCGACAACGGCAGCTGGTCGGTCTACCCCGTCTCCTCGGCCGTCGCCGCGCGGCCCTACTTCTATGTCTCCGCCGATCCCGGCCGGACGATCGAGGACAAGGTCGTCGTCGCCAACAAGACGGACGAGCCCCTCACCTTCCGGCTGTACGCGGCCGACGCCTACAACACCGCGCGCGACGGCGGGTTCGCCGTGAAGTCGCTCGGCGAGAAGATGCGCGGCGTCGGCGCGTGGGCCGAGCTGCCGAAGGACCGGGTCACCGTGCCCGGCCGCGCGACGGTCACCGTGCCGTTCACGGTCCGGGTGCCCGAGGGCGCCGAGCCCGGCGACCATCCGGGGGCGATCGTCGCCCTCGACGAACGGGTCGAGCAGGGCGACGGCGGGGTCGCGCTGGGCGTCCAGCGGGCCGTCGGCGCCCGCGTCTACCTCCAGGTCGGCGGGCCCACGCTGCCCGCGCTCGCCGTCGAGAACGTCAGGATCAGCCACGACCAGCCGCTGATCCCCGGCCTCGGCGACAGCACGGCGACGATCTCCTACACCCTGCACAACACCGGCAACGTCACCCTCGCGCCGAAGGTGGAGCTGAAGGCGAGCGGCCTGTTCGGCCGTACCCTCCTGACCCGGGATCTGAAGAAGCTCCCCTCCCAGCTCCTCCCGGGCCAACGCGTCCGCCTCACCGAACGCTGGCGCGACGCCCCCCAGCTCGACTGGACCGACGTCGAACTGACGGCGACCGCCAAGGGCACCGAGGAGTCGGCGAAAGCGTCCTTCGTGGCGGTGCCGTGGCTGGTGGTGGGGGTCGTGGTGGCAGCGATCGCAGCAGGGGTATGGCTGGTGATCAGGCTCCGGCGCAACCCCCTGGGAGCGCGGGGAACTGCGCGACAAGCCCCCACAGACCCGCAGTCGAAAGTCGGCCAACCCGCCGGAGGCTGA
- a CDS encoding beta-xylosidase, which produces MGSPRSSGSTRGSRRRRWASLLGATALAVTVGGALAAPAVAASNVDFATHCIPPAIAGLPPIDGTTTAKITADPTNPKVGDVVTVTYTVVAPAASNPTDLALPADIMTPTGKVVLGGAMTGTVTVTGPRKNDPVPGKGVFPSFSMTGTFTVTAPGEITLSPGDYNIHTSYILELDTPCTVTNPPAPVSETVTAADNPPANTRAISLGSASGSPGAAVAVTGSGFTAGATVTLAGRSASAQTADTATVTADAQGGISGSLVVSDLTTTGVVAYEGGAWSSDLGAGPVAYVVIDDQPVPEGSQKVTTTVRAGTLSMSQAGDAVQLSAVDFGQGGASTGALRTVTVKDFRGGPAGWSLTAKVTDFSGPGAKIDAGKLSWTPACTTKAGSPSICQAGSAGTVGASGATLASTPDGTATGGEFTADAQLSLDVPSFTPPGSYAGVLTLTLT; this is translated from the coding sequence ATGGGTTCACCCCGAAGTTCCGGAAGCACCCGAGGTTCCCGAAGACGGCGCTGGGCGTCGCTGCTCGGGGCGACCGCGCTCGCGGTCACCGTCGGCGGGGCGCTGGCGGCCCCGGCCGTCGCCGCGTCCAACGTCGACTTCGCCACGCACTGCATCCCGCCGGCGATCGCGGGCCTCCCGCCGATCGACGGCACCACCACCGCGAAGATCACGGCGGACCCCACGAATCCCAAGGTCGGCGACGTCGTCACCGTCACCTACACGGTGGTCGCGCCCGCCGCGAGCAACCCCACCGACCTGGCCCTGCCCGCCGACATCATGACGCCGACCGGCAAGGTCGTCCTCGGTGGGGCGATGACCGGCACCGTCACGGTCACGGGGCCGAGGAAGAACGACCCGGTGCCCGGCAAGGGCGTCTTCCCGTCGTTCTCCATGACCGGCACGTTCACGGTCACCGCCCCCGGCGAGATCACGCTTTCGCCCGGTGACTACAACATCCACACCAGCTACATCCTGGAGCTGGACACCCCCTGCACGGTGACCAACCCGCCCGCCCCGGTGTCGGAGACCGTCACCGCCGCCGACAACCCGCCGGCCAACACCCGTGCGATCTCGCTGGGTTCGGCCTCCGGGAGTCCGGGCGCGGCCGTCGCCGTCACCGGCAGCGGCTTCACCGCGGGCGCGACCGTCACGCTGGCCGGGCGTTCCGCGTCCGCCCAGACCGCGGACACGGCGACCGTGACCGCGGACGCGCAGGGCGGCATCTCCGGCTCGCTCGTCGTCAGCGATCTCACCACGACCGGTGTCGTGGCGTACGAGGGCGGCGCGTGGAGCTCGGACCTCGGTGCCGGGCCGGTCGCGTACGTCGTCATCGACGACCAGCCCGTACCGGAGGGCAGCCAGAAGGTGACCACCACGGTCCGGGCGGGCACGCTGTCGATGTCCCAGGCCGGGGACGCCGTCCAGCTGTCCGCGGTCGACTTCGGCCAGGGCGGGGCCTCGACCGGCGCGCTCCGGACGGTGACGGTCAAGGACTTCCGCGGCGGACCCGCGGGCTGGTCCCTGACCGCCAAGGTCACCGACTTCAGCGGCCCCGGCGCCAAGATCGACGCCGGCAAGCTGAGCTGGACACCCGCGTGCACCACCAAGGCGGGCAGCCCGAGCATCTGTCAGGCCGGTTCGGCGGGCACGGTCGGCGCCTCAGGGGCGACCCTGGCGTCCACGCCCGACGGTACGGCCACCGGCGGCGAGTTCACCGCCGACGCCCAACTCTCCCTCGACGTACCGTCGTTCACGCCTCCGGGCAGCTACGCCGGCGTCCTGACCCTCACGCTCACCTGA
- a CDS encoding cytidine deaminase, translated as MTDSNALDPEDRKIVTLARSARARNGVPEGAAVRDETGRTYVAGTVDLPSLRLSALRTAVAMAVASGAESLEAAAVVTASEAAAEADLAAVRDLGGAGTPVLLASPDGTVRLTVTAG; from the coding sequence ATGACCGACAGCAACGCGCTCGACCCCGAGGACCGCAAGATCGTCACCCTGGCCCGTTCCGCGCGGGCCCGCAACGGTGTACCCGAGGGGGCCGCCGTACGGGACGAGACGGGACGTACGTATGTCGCGGGGACGGTGGATCTGCCGTCGCTGCGGTTGAGCGCGCTCCGGACGGCGGTGGCGATGGCGGTGGCCTCGGGGGCGGAGTCGCTGGAGGCGGCGGCGGTGGTGACCGCGTCGGAGGCGGCCGCCGAGGCCGATCTGGCCGCCGTACGGGATCTCGGCGGGGCGGGGACCCCGGTGCTGCTCGCCTCGCCGGACGGGACCGTTCGGCTCACCGTCACGGCGGGCTGA
- a CDS encoding MmcQ/YjbR family DNA-binding protein — translation MTPQELRALCLSFNAAVEDFPFRPEVSVFKVGGKLFALTTLDARPLTVNLKCDPDDAVRLRGEHEGLIVPGYHMNKRHWNTVTVDGELPDRLVRELVEDSYDLVVAGLPRAERLRLDRP, via the coding sequence GTGACACCTCAGGAACTGCGCGCCTTGTGCCTCTCCTTCAACGCGGCGGTGGAGGACTTCCCCTTCCGGCCGGAGGTCTCGGTCTTCAAGGTCGGCGGCAAGCTGTTCGCCCTGACCACCCTGGACGCGCGGCCCCTGACGGTGAACCTCAAGTGCGACCCGGACGACGCGGTGCGGCTGCGCGGGGAGCACGAGGGGCTGATCGTCCCCGGGTATCACATGAACAAGCGGCACTGGAACACGGTGACGGTCGACGGAGAGCTCCCGGACCGGCTGGTCCGGGAGCTCGTCGAGGACTCCTACGACCTGGTGGTCGCCGGTCTGCCGCGGGCCGAACGGCTGCGGCTCGACCGTCCCTGA
- a CDS encoding hemolysin family protein: MTPTLVAGAIALVVVAWLAACAEAGLARVSSFRAEEAVRSGRRGSAKLAQIAADPTRYLNVALLVRVACEMAAAALVTYACLQEIDGTTPALFAAIGVMVLVSYVAVGVSPRTIGRQHPLNTATAAAYVLLPLARIMGPIPSLLILIGNALTPGKGFRRGPFASEAELRALVDLAEKESLIEDDERRMVHSVFELGDTLVREVMVPRTDLVVIERYKTIRQALTLALRSGFSRIPVTGENEDDIVGIVYLKDLVRKTHINRDAEGELVSTAMRPAAFVPDTKNAGDLLREMQQDRNHVAVVIDEYGGTAGIVTIEDILEEIVGEITDEYDRELPPVEELGDDRHRVTARLDITDLGELYGIEEYDDEDVETVGGLLAKALGRVPIAGASSVVDLPDGRALRLTAEAAAGRRNKIVTVLVEPVEAADRPQDETKPE, encoded by the coding sequence ATGACTCCCACCCTCGTCGCCGGCGCGATCGCCCTGGTCGTCGTCGCCTGGCTCGCCGCCTGCGCGGAGGCGGGCCTCGCGCGCGTGTCCAGCTTCCGCGCCGAGGAGGCCGTACGTTCCGGCCGGCGGGGCAGTGCCAAGCTCGCGCAGATCGCCGCCGACCCCACCCGCTATCTGAACGTGGCGCTGCTGGTCCGCGTCGCCTGCGAGATGGCGGCCGCCGCGCTGGTCACCTACGCCTGCCTCCAGGAGATCGACGGCACGACCCCGGCCCTGTTCGCGGCGATCGGCGTGATGGTCCTCGTCTCGTACGTCGCCGTGGGCGTCTCCCCGCGCACGATCGGCCGCCAGCACCCGCTGAACACCGCGACGGCGGCCGCGTACGTGCTGCTCCCGCTGGCGCGGATCATGGGCCCGATCCCGTCGCTCCTGATCCTCATCGGCAACGCGCTGACCCCCGGCAAGGGCTTCCGCCGGGGCCCCTTCGCCTCCGAGGCGGAGCTGCGCGCGCTGGTCGACCTCGCCGAGAAGGAGTCCCTGATCGAGGACGACGAGCGCCGCATGGTGCACTCCGTCTTCGAACTCGGCGACACCCTCGTGCGCGAGGTCATGGTCCCGAGGACCGACCTCGTCGTCATCGAGCGGTACAAGACCATCCGCCAGGCGCTGACCCTCGCCCTGCGCTCCGGTTTCTCCCGCATACCGGTGACCGGGGAGAACGAGGACGACATCGTCGGCATCGTGTATCTGAAGGACCTGGTCCGCAAGACGCACATCAACCGGGACGCCGAGGGCGAGCTGGTGTCGACGGCGATGCGGCCCGCCGCCTTCGTGCCCGACACCAAGAACGCCGGTGACCTGCTGCGGGAGATGCAGCAGGACCGCAACCACGTCGCCGTCGTCATCGACGAGTACGGCGGCACGGCCGGCATCGTCACCATCGAGGACATCCTCGAGGAGATCGTCGGCGAGATCACCGACGAGTACGACCGTGAACTCCCGCCGGTGGAGGAGCTCGGCGACGACCGTCACCGGGTCACCGCCCGCCTCGACATCACCGACCTCGGCGAGCTGTACGGCATCGAGGAGTACGACGACGAGGACGTGGAGACCGTCGGCGGGCTGCTCGCCAAGGCGCTGGGCCGGGTGCCCATCGCCGGGGCGTCGAGCGTGGTCGACCTGCCGGACGGGCGCGCGCTGCGGCTGACGGCGGAGGCCGCGGCCGGCCGCCGGAACAAGATCGTCACGGTGCTGGTGGAGCCGGTGGAAGCGGCGGACCGGCCACAGGACGAGACGAAACCGGAGTGA
- the ybeY gene encoding rRNA maturation RNase YbeY: protein MSIDVNNESGTEVDEQAILDIARYALARMRIHPLSELSVIVVDTDAMEQLHIQWMDLPGPTDVMSFPMDELRPPSKDDDEPPQGLLGDIVLCPEVAARQGTEAPTQHSMDEELQLLTVHGVLHLLGYDHEEPDEKAEMFGLQAAIVDGWRAEKGLTGPSPAPTVS, encoded by the coding sequence ATGTCGATCGACGTCAACAACGAGTCCGGAACCGAGGTCGACGAGCAGGCGATCCTCGACATCGCCCGCTACGCGCTCGCGCGGATGCGCATCCACCCGCTCTCCGAACTCTCGGTGATCGTCGTGGACACCGATGCCATGGAGCAGTTGCACATCCAGTGGATGGACCTGCCGGGGCCGACGGACGTCATGTCCTTCCCGATGGACGAGCTGCGTCCGCCGTCGAAGGACGACGACGAGCCCCCGCAGGGCCTCCTCGGCGACATCGTGCTGTGCCCCGAGGTCGCCGCCCGGCAGGGCACGGAGGCGCCGACGCAGCACTCCATGGACGAGGAGCTCCAACTGCTCACCGTCCACGGGGTGCTGCACCTGCTGGGCTACGACCACGAGGAGCCCGACGAGAAGGCCGAGATGTTCGGTCTCCAGGCCGCCATCGTCGACGGCTGGCGTGCGGAGAAGGGCCTCACCGGCCCGTCCCCGGCCCCGACCGTCTCATGA